In Papaver somniferum cultivar HN1 chromosome 1, ASM357369v1, whole genome shotgun sequence, a genomic segment contains:
- the LOC113301282 gene encoding phosphatidylinositol/phosphatidylcholine transfer protein SFH13-like: protein MSGLEGLSIHDEIKERRSDVENSEDERRRTKMGALRKKAINASSKFTHSLKKRGKRKIDYRVPSVSIEDIRDAKEESVVRELRQKLFARGSLPPRHDDYHTLLRFLRARDLNIEKTIEMWEEMLQWRKEYGTDTILEDFQFEELEEVLQYYPQGYHGVDKEGRPVYIERLGRAHPGKLMRITTVERYLKYHVQEFEKALREKFPACSIAAKRHIGSTTTILDVQGLGIKNFSRTAADLLAGMAKIDGNYFPETLHRMFIVNAGSGFKMLYGTAKKFLDPKTISKIQVLEPKSLGKLLEVIDLSQLPEFLGGSCTCSAEGGCLRSNKGPWNDHEIMKIVHNTDGTFVRQVTRIFDEEHKVNSHIKMVSLKGRTSDTSTAESGSDVDDPCSPLGPRNFGFTRLAPVHEEVKASDTPAYYSCDDHFVMVDKAVDCNQGDRSSGSRSDGVTGQGNRLDEASDARALATKDGKDESKSFRSFVRLLMGFVSKLLTIFHVIRCGSGLRHLENVNPSSKPKPSPDNRPPATAEVIKEEHPLLPCLQRLKRLETIYEELNTKPAEIPPEKDQILMDSLDRIKSVEFDLEKTKRELHATVVKQLEITEFLENLRESNFRQRRKLFC, encoded by the exons ATGTCAG GCCTGGAAGGACTGAGCATACACGATGAAATAAAAGAACGGAGGTCAGATGTAGAGAACTCGGAAGATGAAAGACGACGGACTAAAATGGGAGCTTTAAGAAAGAAGGCGATAAATGCTTCAAGCAAGTTCACACACTCTCTTAAAAAGAGAGGGAAAAGGAAAATTGATTATAGAGTTCCCTCAGTTTCCATAGAGGATATAAGAGATGCAAAGGAGGAGAGTGTGGTGCGTGAATTGCGCCAGAAACTTTTTGCCCGTGGTTCATTACCACCTCGGCACGATGATTATCATACATTGTTGAG GTTTTTGAGAGCCAGAGACTTGAATATTGAAAAAACAATTGAAATGTGGGAGGAAATGCTTCAATGGAGAAAAGAATACGGGACAGACACCATACTAGAG GACTTCCAATTCGAAGAACTGGAAGAAGTTTTGCAATACTACCCTCAAGGTTATCATGGTGTTGATAAAGAAGGAAGACCAGTCTATATCGAGAGGCTTGGGAGAGCTCACCCAGGTAAGCTAATGCGTATTACCACAGTTGAGCGATATTTAAAGTACCATGTACAAGAGTTTGAGAAGGCTCTGCGAGAGAAATTTCCTGCATGTTCGATTGCAGCAAAGAGACACATCGGTTCAACAACAACTATCTTGGATGTGCAAGGGCTG GGCATAAAGAATTTCAGCAGAACTGCAGCAGATCTCTTGGCCGGTATGGCGAAGATAGATGGCAACTATTTTCCTGAG ACCTTACATAGAATGTTCATCGTCAATGCTGGTTCTGGCTTCAAGATGCTCTATGGCACCGCAAAGAAGTTTCTTGACCCAAAAACTATTTCAAAGATACAA GTGTTGGAACCAAAGTCGCTTGGTAAACTGCTGGAAGTCATTGATTTGAG CCAATTACCTGAGTTCTTGGGTGGTTCTTGTACATGTTCGGCTGAAGGAGGGTGCCTCAGGTCTAATAAAGGACCATGGAATGATCATGAGATAATGAAG ATTGTACATAACACAGATGGAACTTTTGTAAGACAAGTTACACGAATATTTGATGAGGAACATAAAGTGAATTCTCACATTAAAATGGTATCATTGAAG GGAAGAACTAGTGATACATCAACTGCTGAATCAGGATCAGATGTTGATGATCCCTGCTCTCCTCTTGGACCCAGGAATTTTGGTTTTACGAGATTGGCTCCAGTTCATGAAGAA GTGAAGGCATCGGATACACCTGCATACTACAGCTGCGATGACCATTTTGTTATGGTTGATAAAGCTGTAGATTGTAACCAAGGAGACCGGAGTTCAGGCAGTCGATCAGATGGAGTTACTGGTCAAGGGAACCGTTTGGACGAAGCATCAGATGCTAGAG CCTTAGCCACAAAGGACGGAAAAGATGAATCGAAAAGCTTCCGTAGTTTTGTGCGTCTGTTGATGGGTTTTGTGTCCAAGCTACTCACCATCTTCCATGTTATACGCTGTGGATCTGGACTGCGGCATCTGGAAAATGTCAATCCCTCTAGCAAACCAAAACCCAGTCCAGATAACCGACCACCTGCTACAGCAGAAGTTATAAAGGAAGAACATCCCCTACTTCCATGTTTGCAGCGTCTGAAGAGGCTTGAAACGATATACGAAGAGCTTAACACGAAGCCTGCGGAGATCCCTCCAGAGAAGGATCAAATTCTTATGGACTCTTTGGATCGGATCAAATCTGTGGAGTTTGACCTTGAGAAGACAAAGAGA GAATTGCATGCTACAGTGGTGAAGCAGCTGGAGATTACAGAGTTCTTGGAGAATTTAAGAGAATCTAATTTTCGT CAAAGAAGAAAGTTATTCTGTTGA